A region from the Sorex araneus isolate mSorAra2 chromosome 6, mSorAra2.pri, whole genome shotgun sequence genome encodes:
- the MPST gene encoding 3-mercaptopyruvate sulfurtransferase yields MAPQQLFRALVSAQWVAEALRAPRAGQPALQLLDASWYLPKLGRDARREFEERHVPGAAFFDLDACSDPDSPYDHMLPRAEHFAAYVGGLGVGADTHVVVYDASDQGLYAAPRVWWMFRVFGHRAVSLLDGGLRHWLRLGLPLASGPGRPAPAQFRATLNPAFVKTHQDIKENVGARRFQLVDARAAGRFRGVDPEPRDGIEPGHIPGTVNMPFTDFMTEEGLEKSPEDIRRLFQDKKVDLNRPLVATCGSGVTACHVALGAYLCGKADVAVYDGSWVEWYLRAQPGDIVSEDPGKSQ; encoded by the exons ATGGCCCCCCAGCAGCTGTTCCGCGCGCTGGTGTCCGCGCAGTGGGTGGCCGAGGCGCTGCGGGCCCCGCGGGCCGGGCAGCCAGCCCTGCAGCTGCTCGACGCCTCCTGGTACCTGCCCAAGCTGGGCCGCGACGCGCGGCGCGAGTTCGAGGAGCGCCACGTGCCCGGCGCCGCCTTCTTCGACCTGGACGCGTGCAGCGACCCCGACTCGCCCTACGACCACATGCTGCCGCGCGCTGAGCACTTCGCCGCCTACGTGGGCGGCCTGGGCGTGGGCGCCGACACGCACGTGGTGGTCTACGACGCCAGCGACCAGGGCCTGTACGCCGCGCCGCGCGTCTGGTGGATGTTCCGCGTCTTCGGCCACCGCGCCGTGTCGCTGCTGGACGGCGGCCTGCGCCACTGGCTGCGCCTGGGCCTCCCACTGGCCTCGGGCCCCGGtcgccccgcgcccgcccagTTCCGCGCCACGCTCAACCCCGCCTTCGTCAAGACGCACCAGGACATCAAGGAGAACGTGGGCGCCCGGCGCTTCCAGCTGGTGGACGCCCGCGCCGCGGGCCGCTTCCGCGGGGTCGACCCCGAACCCCGAGACG GCATCGAACCCGGCCACATCCCCGGCACCGTCAACATGCCCTTCACGGACTTCATGACCGAGGAGGGTCTGGAGAAGAGCCCCGAGGACATCCGCCGCCTCTTCCAGGACAAGAAGGTGGACCTGAACCGGCCCCTGGTGGCCACGTGCGGCTCCGGCGTCACCGCCTGCCACGTGGCGCTGGGCGCTTACCTGTGCGGCAAGGCCGACGTGGCCGTGTACGACGGCTCCTGGGTGGAGTGGTACCTGCGTGCCCAGCCCGGGGACATCGTGTCCGAGGACCCCGGCAAGTCCCAGTGA